The nucleotide sequence GCGGTGTCCCGAGGCCCGGGCCAGCAGCGCCACGCCGGCCATGAAGGTGCCGCAGATACCGAGGATATGGACGTGACTCACGAGCCGAGCACCATGCGCACGAACAGCGTTGCCCCGAAGGTGTAGGCGAGGGCGACCATCACCCCGGCCCCCATGGCGACGGACAGGGCATGGCGGAAGATGTGGCCGACCACCGCCAGGTTCCAGAAGAGCAGGCCGATAAAGACGAGCACCGCTGCGGGCGCCTCGCTCTCCGGCGCGCCCGACAGGCGCAGCAGCGGCAGGGCCACGGCGGTGATCAGGGCGTCCGTGCCGAACAGCGCCGTGGCGGTCTGCACGAACCGCGCCCCGAGCCCCCGCAGCTGCAGGACCGCATAGGCAAAGGCGGCGTTGAAGCCGATCAATACCAGCAGCTGCAGCGCCGGGTCGCTCCCGGGGCTGAAGGTGCTGATGGCCGGATAGCTCACCGCGGCCGCCACCGCGGCCGTGAGCCCCACGAGGGCGGGCGAGTAGGGCACATCCTGTGGCCCCGCGCGCAGCAGGGCGATGTCCAGCAGGCTGCGGAGCAGCAGGTCGAGGCGCATGGACGCTCCGGCGCTGGCCTGGGCATGACGTTTGCAAAATGCCCGGCACGGTCCAACATTTCCCGGTAGGGCCGTCGATCGGCCGCACGCATGGTAACCGTTTGCCGGCCCATCGGCACCCGCGGCCGGCGGACCCGAAACCGGAGGTGCACATGCTGCTCGAGCGAGTACTGGAGGAGGGCGTACACGCGGGAACGCTGCGCCTGGAGACTCCCGACGGCGGTACGCGGACGTTCGGCAGCGGCGCGCCGGAGGCCGAGCTGCGGCTGCACGACCGCCGTGCCGCCAAGCGCGTGGTGACCGATCCGGAGTTCATGCTCGGCCAGACCTACATGGACGGGCAGTGGAGCACGCCGGATCTGCGGGCGCTGCTCGACCTGCTGCTGCGCAACTTCGCCGCCGAGCTGCCGCGGCGCCGCCACCGCTGGCTGGAGGCGCTGCTGCGGCCGCTGCAGCAGTGGAACCGGCGCGCGGCGAGCCGGCGCAACGTGGCCCATCACTACGATATCGACGAGTCGCTGTTCCGGCGCTTCCTGGACAGCGATCTGCAGTACTCCTGTGCCTATTGGCCCCGGCGAGACCTCACGCTGGAACAGGCCCAGGCGGCGAAGCGCGCCCACATCCGGCGCAAGCTCTGCCTGCAGCCCGGGCACCGTGTGCTGGACATCGGCTGCGGCTGGGGCGGGCTCGCCATCGAGCTGGCCGAGCAGGCCGGGGTTCGCGTGGTCGGGCTGACGCTGTCGGCGGAGCAGGCCCGGGTCGCCCGCGAGCGCGTGCGCGCGCGCGGGCTCGAGGATCGGGTGGAGATCCGCCTCGAGGACTACCGCGATGTGCCCGAGACGTTCGACCGCATCGTCAGCGTCGGCATGTTCGAGCATGTCGGCACGCGCTACTACGACACCTACTTCAACGGCGTGCACGAGCACCTGGCGCCGGGCGGCGTGGCACTGATCCATACCATCGGCCGGGTGACGCCGCCGGGGATCACCAATCCCTGGATCCGCCGCTACATTTTCCCCGGCGGCTATATCCCGGCGATGTCGGAGGTGATGGCGGCGGTGGAGCGGCAGGGCCTCACCAGCACCGACGTCGAGGTGCTGCGGCTGCACTACGCCTATACCCTCGCGGAGTGGTTCCGGCGCTTCCAGGGCGTGCGTGATGAGGTTGTCCGGGAGAAGGGGGAGCGCTTCTGCCGGATGTGGGAGTTCTACCTGGCGGTGAGCGAGATGGCCTTTCGCTGGCGTGGCCTGGTGGTGTTCCAGTTCCAGCTCGCCCGGGACCAGACCGCGGTCCCGCTCACCCGCGACTATCTCTACGAGGCGTCGGTGCTG is from Spiribacter halobius and encodes:
- a CDS encoding SAM-dependent methyltransferase; translated protein: MLERVLEEGVHAGTLRLETPDGGTRTFGSGAPEAELRLHDRRAAKRVVTDPEFMLGQTYMDGQWSTPDLRALLDLLLRNFAAELPRRRHRWLEALLRPLQQWNRRAASRRNVAHHYDIDESLFRRFLDSDLQYSCAYWPRRDLTLEQAQAAKRAHIRRKLCLQPGHRVLDIGCGWGGLAIELAEQAGVRVVGLTLSAEQARVARERVRARGLEDRVEIRLEDYRDVPETFDRIVSVGMFEHVGTRYYDTYFNGVHEHLAPGGVALIHTIGRVTPPGITNPWIRRYIFPGGYIPAMSEVMAAVERQGLTSTDVEVLRLHYAYTLAEWFRRFQGVRDEVVREKGERFCRMWEFYLAVSEMAFRWRGLVVFQFQLARDQTAVPLTRDYLYEASVLEEIAEPRRQASA